In the genome of Acanthopagrus latus isolate v.2019 chromosome 17, fAcaLat1.1, whole genome shotgun sequence, the window AATTTTAATCCCATTGTTAAGATGAGTATCAAAATCACCAACTCTTGAAAAGCTACATATGTAAATTCTGATTGCAAGTATGTAGTCtaaatgaaaattcaataataccaaataaaaaaaaaaaaaagaagattgtAGGACGTTAGTTGTTTACTTAGTGATGATGTTGCTGTTTATATCCAGGCAGGAATTGCTTGGATTTAATgctattttttgtgtgtgtgtatcatctcactatttattttctttaaaattacaatatcattttaaatagtGAAAACTGATGCAAGTGACTCATGTTGTCTAAATGCACGTTGTTTCATCAATCCTCAGGATTTAGCTTCAGCTCCTGCTCACAGTTTCCAATGCGAAAGTACTACTACATTAACACTTTAATGACCTGGAGTGATGCTCAGCATTACTGCAGAGAGAAGTACACTGACCTGGCGACCTTCGAAAGCATGGATGATATCAGCAGGCTCAAACCTGATTTTTCCTATTCATGGGCATGGATAGGATTGGAGGATGACCCAAAGTCCTGGAAAGGAGTTATGGGCAATGACACAAACTCCTGGAGATGGTCAGCAACTGGTAACACAAGCAAAACGGGCTACCAAAACTGGGAACTTGGACAGCCAAATAGTGCTAATGGAAAGGACAACTGCGTGACTATGGGCATTTCTGGAGGATGGTATGATGCGCCCTGTCAATTAATCAGGACTTTCATTTGTTACAATGGTGAGAAAAGATTTGAGTTCATGGATTTTACTTCCTGCTTTAAACTTaaactctgtttgtttgttgccaTCTCAAACTGTTTCCAGACTCACTTTGTTTGTTCAAGTCAAAACTACAATTTAAATTAACTATTATTTTCACTGATCAATTTGATGatgatatattgtttgttgatctacaaaatgtcagaaaacggTGAAAAATACACATCACATTTTCAAGGCGGTAAACTCTCACAGACAGCTTCTTATGTTACATAGTGAAATCATAGTGTAGCTGTAGCCTCACTGCACAGAAGAGACACATGTGATGCAGCTGAAATCATTCAATTAACTGTTAAACTGGTTTCTTTTCTGTCCCCTGCAGCTACAAACCAAAATGAGAAAACCTACGTGTTCATCTCAGCTTCAAAAACATGGGCTTATGCTCAAGCATACTGCAGAGAACACTACACAGACCTGGCGACGATCgagaacacagaagaaaagaatCGCGCATATTCTGTAAAACCAGTTTATGTTGAAAGTTGGATTGGTCTGTACAGAGTGCCGTGGACTTGGTCCGACAAGACCCAGAGCTCTTTTAGATTTTGGAAAAGTGGCAGCCCAAATAACTACGGTGGGAATCAATTCTGTATGGCTGAGAATCCTGAACATGAGTGGGATGACGACGACTGTCTGTCCAAGTTTCCTTTCATCTGCCATCAAGGTGACCTGAGAAATTCTTCAGAGTTTTGACAATCAGATTTGTGTCACTTTGTTTAACGAAGCATCTTTATTGTACTGTTTAGTTTCAAGAGTGAAGACAACCGTCCAGATGATGATTCACACTGACGCCGACTTATCTGATCCAGCTACTAACACCGAAATCCTGCAGCAGGTaaaattcattgtttttctttctttctttctttctttctttctttcttttttaagaataatAATTAAGAATGATAACATTATAAGAAACTCAAGTCTACAACTGATTAATATGGCCCTGTGATATTAAATCAGTATATTCATTTCATTCCTATTCAGCTTGGTGCAGAGCTAACAAGTCAAGGCTGGACTGACTTCAATCTGCAATGGAAGATTCAGCCcagaaaacaggaggaagagaaactcGGGGAATATTAATTCAGTTTACATTCTTGATATGTTTGTCTGCAAATCCACCAACAGACATAATGATGTTGTTAGTCACAATACTCAGTACAGTTACTCTAATTTGTGTATTTCATTATGATGCAGTATTGGCTTGGTATCCTGTCCATCAACATGAATCCCACTGCAAAATATTGGTGTTCAATTTGATTCGGAGCTCACATTAATCCCTCACGTCAACAAACTGGTCCAGTCCAGTTTCTACCACCTACGGTCCATTTCAAGAATCAAACACATGCTCTCACTCCCCAACCTGGAAAAAGTAATTCACGTATTCATCTTTTCaagattttgatttttctcCTACTGTTTGAAGtgattatattacatttatttggtttgtATAATTCACCTATTTGATTTATTCCATCTCTTTAATTTGCTagttgtattcatttttattgttattatttatttcgtTTGACCAATTTTTCACTCATATCTTTGTTCTACTTCCTTCTGCTTTGTTTAGtcaagcactttgtaaactgtgtttttaataagtGCTAGATAAATAtagtataattattattatattacataaTTATGCAATACAATGATGTGTGGAACAACAGACACCAGCAATGAATCTGAGGGTGGAGTGATAAATCACGTCTAGTTCAGTAAGAGCGGACAGATAAAAAGTTTGTCAAAAGTTTACTGGAGAATTTCAAAGGCCTTATGTGCTGTTTTTGCACAGCAGTAGAGGACTGTATCATCAGCATAAAGATGGCTGTTACAATTTATTATAGAGGATCTACTCTTGTTAACATAGGCTGTGGATAAGAAAGGACCCAGTACTGAACCTTGCAGAACCCCTTTAATCAATGGTAAAAACACGGAAAGATCATTTTCTACAGtcacacactgtatgtgtaTGAGAGAGGTAGTCCTTGAACCAGTTATGAATTATAATCAAAACCAACATCACTTAACCTCTGTATGACCAAAGCATGGTCAACAGTATCAAAACCTTTTGTTAGATCCACAAAGAGGGCAGCATAGTACTTCCCTTTAtcaacagcagacacacacacacacacacacactcaaacaaataCTCTTAAGaataatgtgtttctgataTGGTCTCTGTTGTCTATTATCTAATTGACACTTGCAAACTtccaataaaatatattttctgatAAATAATTTGGTAACATTATATTCTAGGTGAACCTAAACTAAATCATGTCTGTATATAATCCATTATAAATCTGTGCAGCTAGTCAACTTGTCAATACATCCATATTGGAAGGTATTAAGGCTTTGAAAGGCTTCATATACACATGAACCACCAGAGACAACCTTTAACAAGGTCATGATTTGCATATGAAAATCAAAAGCACTTCACACTGTGCTCCTTGTGTCAAAGGCATCAACGATGTCTGTATGTGTGGAAGATTTACTGAAAAGAGTTCAAATCCCAATGATCAACAGCTGAACTTTGAATTTGTAAGTATGTCTTTTATTATGTCTTATGTGGAATAAGTAAGATGATCAGAATCATATTTTTTATCCCGTAGCTAAAGTCTGAAACTTTGAAGTATAGCTCTATAAAAAGCTGtcgtgtttttattcatttcatctcatattatccattttcagtatttaaaaaTAGTAGTAGATGTAGTCGAGGTGGAGTTACACATTGAACTACAACTATTTTTTCACATTACTTCATACTGCAAGAAAGTTGTTGGGAACGCTTATTGATCAGGAAAAGTATTGGTGTGCAGCTCAAAACAAATTGAATTGAATCCAGTTTGATTTCCAACTTGTATGGACAAGCAAATCACCAAAATCATGATAACCAGCCACCTAATAAAGTGGTCCAAGAAATACAAAGTCACCACCAATGTATCTTTGTActgactttgttgtgttttaacatgCCTCTAACCAAGCAgtggattcattcattttctaaGAACTTTTCTCAAGAGTCACATTTCTCCTATTCATTTAGCTGCATTTCTTAGGACATGAATCTTCATAAGAACTGTTCAGTTATGACGTCTGGTGACCTAACATGCATCTAATACTGACAGATTGCCTTCTTCATTGCAGTGGGATCAGAAATGGATTGTTACGTGACTCTGGTTCTCTTCTTCTTCGGTAAGTTAAGAGTATCATTTAGTTTgtcacaaataataataaagctcAACCTCTTGAGTAGAACAAGAAAAGGGACTCTGAtccttttatttaaataaatactaaTGTGCCAACTATGTATTCTCAGGCAAAGCATGTGGTCTGTGAGGAAATGACCCATACCAAATTTAACCAAATGCTAGATGCAGAATCCCAGCAAATATTGAGATGATGAGTGACCGAGTGAACGTCAAATCAAGACGTCCCGTTGTGTTCAAAAGTTGTTCTAAAAGTTTTGCCAGCATGCAGACATTACCTGTACACCTGCTGTATGTGCTCCCAGCGCGCACACCATGAAAACCATTCTGCTCATTTCTAGTTCAGGTATACAGTTTGATCTTACCCACGGAAATAAAATGTAGTgttaaagacacaaagacacacctTACTCAAATTTAATGGAAAATGAGACCAATATATccctatttgtttttattagtgGGAGACCAATTATCAGCCCTGGCCGATAATCTGCATTTTGTGAATATCGGTATCATGGACTTTTCaagtgaatttaaaaatgtgatatcaTCACCCCAATGCAACATTCCCTGACACAATGTCCCGCACACAACAATGTCTGATTGGTAAAACATCACAATTATTTGTCtataaaaaggaataaaatagCAGAACTACATAAGAACAGTTTTTGAGTAAATCGTACTTTATTCCACCACTGGTTGTTTAAAATTTTGATACTAAGAACTCAattattactgtaaattaaTAGCGGTCAACAGTATAAATTTTCAGTCTTCTTGATTTCTAATTATTGGTACCGGCCTTGATGAATCCATATCAGTCGACCCCTAGCCAGGGACATGACGTCACCACTCAACAAATATTTGCTGGGATGTTAGTTATCTGCTATttaataatactaataacaCTTGTGCTTAATATACATTCTATCATCAATCCTCAGGATTTAGCTTCAGCTCCTGCTCACAGTTCCCACTGCGAAAGTACTACTACATTAACACTTTAATGACCTGGAGCGATGCTCAGCATTACTGCAGAGAGAAGTACACTGACCTGGCGACCTTCGAAAGCATGGATGATATCAGCAGGCTCAAACCTGATTTTTCCTATTCATGGGCATGGATAGGATTGGAGGATGACCCAAAGTCCTGGAAGGAATTTATGGGCAATGACACAAATTCCTGGAGATGGTCAGCAACTGGTAACACAAGCAAAACTGGTTACCACAACTGGGGTGGCATAGAACCAAATAGtgacagaggaaatgaaaactgCGTAATTATGGGCAGTACTGGACAATGGAATGATGCGCCCTGTCAATCACTTGggagttttgtttgttacaaAGGTAAGAAAATATCTGAGTTTATGGATTTTACTTATTGTCTTAAACTTAaacttctctttctttgttgcAATCTCAGACGATTTTCAGAATGGGTTTCTTTGTTGGAGTCCAAACTACAGTTTAAATTGACAAGTTTTCCATTGATTCATCtagtatttttttcatgaatacaTACATTCTTTGTTGATCTACAAAATGCCAATCACACTTTCAAGGCCAACATGACAGAGCAGTaaactcccacacacagacGTTAGATAGTGAAAT includes:
- the LOC119005382 gene encoding C-type lectin lectoxin-Thr1-like, which gives rise to MGISGGWYDAPCQLIRTFICYNATNQNEKTYVFISASKTWAYAQAYCREHYTDLATIENTEEKNRAYSVKPVYVESWIGLYRVPWTWSDKTQSSFRFWKSGSPNNYGGNQFCMAENPEHEWDDDDCLSKFPFICHQVSRVKTTVQMMIHTDADLSDPATNTEILQQLGAELTSQGWTDFNLQWKIQPRKQEEEKLGEY